From Camelina sativa cultivar DH55 chromosome 7, Cs, whole genome shotgun sequence, one genomic window encodes:
- the LOC104702271 gene encoding auxilin-like protein 1 isoform X1: MEYEKSPATTFSRKISNRSHSFSANAAYDGVFASPSNLKSPLVDYGEIFRASGPSPSSIPFLDVPELNLGKVKVDVRSSKLDYSSVFGGGGGVGFGGCDFALTPKEVIINSDNKTAVTDIKRRNRRKSGNSCDVVVPVCNEGKNSPEMVRMKHSDIPNHQAVSRNEDRTTTNVIQEAQVLTKLQVESMSPLQKIESRPPIINPLVETKKPCNEGCEEVKVSSRKRGSKTEVDFENIFARNGCSTRDNFTCKTGSNAEHPDVKPVSGLQHTLNGSSERFLGSYSGVSERLQTEDDDPPSSPPYFDAETDANSPAAESSAALKKAIEEAQVRMNIAKQMMGRKKSGFRSVAKPKSCDDPKIEIKGDKEVEEITEESRDNNSQTLGETGNSSEQSFSNEGDQHAKRARKLWEVPEGLLKSTSDHKLEELEEHDVVKLEEEQARRGRKHWVSPGEIFKSVMNSKQQEPENLAPAKPETDTKQEVQPLTDNPFYTFGQLGSKIKCVVEAFTFTGSKVSQKDEKQVTEEDSSILTQMVQGEEGGSQEMLVGVPVMETYAREVEETPQRPESKTETNIEEKSESTICAFSEGTSQNMEIEIGWQVKSASESEGGSKWGVEDLQENPDPTCNVLDQEGEKERIFEPLEIFVGTDDTKTYVKEVEEIPTPDHIFSKTQSDDSVGTMVSFNREHISEPGNTDEVQETMHKVPRRRGVWKTSEDVYNMIKAPKENNRPLWLGGLENETTEISFREEGVWIHDASEETESTSGQANDSGLQENWTVLKQMFRQMFQPADIKGEDETYCLVESEKDHLDIHHKAGDENGNETAETSYCQMTGTDRYEQDEVETVRKDYEAYAHTRENEESAQETYGKVEVQGKTSLVRELIGEELEANRMASDQEGEDAHELSEEAGWAQRLAELNEIKEHAGSRAEVHEYDDCSKTDSNKSGEKFEQTHELAEETKIDGSVDTDTSRSSFEMRQGDSYIEEVGVEQDLSDQYPEKASAVSSTEEHVEDIDSDSIRSGWSVVEDDDRSMQDGVVSQAESKPAEMEETKEENDDMKTSFGLENDEDKTEQEHRFEYQENEIDRSNVEAAESSCCLPNGDKNTFTSTDRNMKENEGEESCRPSMEKGVDAVSDASQNEAELVEEHLKKKDETREKEKEREKEREREKERVMVERAIREARERAFADAKERAGKAAIEKAKAGAHRRGTSEVPRRSEKASVEANDKLSSAEKASMQAKLRSERAAVERALSEARERALEKALSGKAASSQTKCYGGSKSLGSSGERRGSSSSQGTENKSSGPSNSSNQTDKGEPIQRSKARSERHQRTSDRAAEALAEKKLRDLKVQKEQAERNNLAEALDADVKRWSNGKENNLRALLSTLQYILGAESGWKPIPLTDLVLSASVRKAYRKATLYVHPDKLQQRGASTQQMYICEKVFDLLKEAWNKFGADER; encoded by the exons atggagtatGAGAAATCGCCTGCTACTACTTTCTCTAGGAAGATTAGTAATCGTAGCCATAGCTTTAGTGCAAATGCTGCGTACGACGGCGTTTTCGCTTCTCCGTCTAATTTGAAATCTCCTCTTGTTGATTACGGCGAGATTTTCAGAGCTTCGGGTCCTTCTCCCTCTTCGATTCCGTTTTTGGATGTACCGGAGCTCAACCTTGGTAAAGTTAAGGTCGATGTTCGCAGTTCTAAGCTCGATTACTCTTCCgtctttggtggtggtggtggtgttggcTTTGGTGGTTGCGATTTCGCTCTTACTCCCAAGGAAGTGATCATCAACTCCGATAACAAAACCGCCGTTACTGACATTAAGAGAAG GAATCGTAGGAAAAGTGGAAACTCTTGTGATGTTGTTGTTCCTGTTTGCAACGAAGGGAAAAATTCACCTGAAATGGTTAGGATGAAGCACTCTGATATACCAAATCACCAGGCCGTCTCACGCAATGAGGATAGGACTACTACTAATGTTATTCAGGAGGCTCAGGTACTTACTAAACTGCAGGTTGAGAGTATGAGTCCGTTGCAAAAGATTGAAAGTAGACCACCTATTATTAATCCACTAGTTGAGACGAAGAAGCCATGTAATGAAGGTTGTGAGGAAGTCAAGGTTTCTTCTAGAAAGCGGGGTTCTAAAACTGAGGTTGATTTCGAGAACATCTTTGCTCGGAATGGATGTAGTACGCGTGATAACTTCACGTGCAAGACCGGTTCTAATGCTGAACATCCGGATGTGAAACCAGTTTCAGGCTTGCAGCATACATTGAATGGATCTTCTGAAAGATTTTTGGGTTCTTACTCTGGGGTTTCGGAAAGGTTACAAACTGAAGATGATGATCCTCCAAGTTCACCTCCATACTTCGATGCTGAAACAGATGCAAATTCGCCTGCCGCTGAGTCTTCTGCAGCATTGAAGAAGGCTATAGAAGAGGCACAAGTAAGAATGAATATTGCAAAACAAATGATGGGAAGGAAAAAGTCAGGCTTTCGCAGTGTTGCAAAACCGAAATCTTGTGATGACCCCAAAATCGAAATTAAAGGGgacaaagaagttgaagaaattACAGAAGAAAGCAGAGACAACAATTCTCAGACTCTCGGTGAGACGGGGAACTCATCCGAACAATCATTTTCGAATGAGGGGGATCAGCATGCAAAAAGAGCACGGAAGCTGTGGGAAGTTCCGGAAGGACTTTTAAAATCAACTTCAGACCATAAGCTGGAAGAGTTAGAAGAACACGATGTGGTTAAGCTAGAAGAGGAACAAGCAAGAAGAGGTCGCAAACACTGGGTATCACCTGGAGAGATATTCAAATCAGTTATGAACAGTAAGCAGCAGGAGCCAGAAAACCTTGCACCAGCCAAACCTGAAACTGATACGAAACAAGAGGTGCAACCATTAACTGATAATCCCTTCTATACATTTGGACAGCTTGGCAGTAAAATAAAGTGTGTTGTAGAGGCCTTCACCTTCACGGGGAGCAAGGTTTCACAAAAGGATGAGAAACAGGTTACTGAGGAGGATAGTTCTATCCTCACTCAAATGGTTCAAGGTGAGGAAGGTGGCTCACAAGAGATGCTAGTTGGTGTTCCAGTCATGGAAACATATGCAAGGGAAGTGGAAGAGACCCCGCAACGACCTGAGAGTAAGACCGAAACTAATATTGAAGAGAAGTCTGAATCTACAATCTGTGCTTTTTCAGAAGGGACTTCCCAGAATATGGAGATAGAAATTGGATGGCAAGTTAAAAGTGCTAGTGAGTCTGAAGGTGGATCTAAGTGGGGCGTAGAAGATTTGCAAGAAAATCCTGACCCAACTTGCAATGTTCTAGATCAGGAAGGTGAGAAGGAGAGAATCTTTGAGCCACTTGAGATTTTTGTTGGTACTGATGATACCAAAACATATGTGAAGGAAGTGGAAGAGATCCCAACACCTGATCATATTTTCAGTAAAACGCAGTCCGATGATAGTGTTGGAACTATGGTGTCTTTTAACAGAGAACATATTTCTGAGCCAGGAAACACAGATGAGGTGCAAGAGACAATGCACAAGGTTCCCAGGCGAAGAGGAGTTTGGAAGACCTCTGAAGACGTCTATAATATGATCAAGGCCCCGAAGGAAAACAACAGGCCCTTGTGGCTAGGAGGTCTGGAGAATGAAACCACAGAAATATCCTTCCGTGAGGAGGGTGTATGGATTCATGATGCTAGCGAGGAAACAGAAAGTACATCTGGACAAGCTAATGATTCAGGATTACAAGAAAATTGGACCGTTCTTAAACAAATGTTTAGGCAGATGTTTCAGCCAGCAGATATTAAGGGAGAAGATGAAACTTACTGCTTAGTGGAATCAGAAAAGGACCATCTTGATATCCATCACAAAGCTGGAGATGAGAACGGAAACGAAACTGCAGAGACTTCTTACTGCCAGATGACTGGCACAGATAGATATGAACAGGATGAGGTGGAGACAGTGAGAAAGGATTATGAAGCCTATGCACATACCAGAGAAAATGAAGAGTCGGCACAAGAAACATATGGTAAGGTAGAAGTGCAAGGTAAAACGTCTTTGGTCCGTGAACTGATAGGAGAAGAGCTAGAGGCCAATAGAATGGCTAGCGACCAAGAAGGGGAAGATGCACACGAATTATCTGAAGAAGCTGGCTGGGCTCAACGACTTGCTGAACTTAATGAGATAAAGGAGCATGCAGGTTCTCGTGCTGAAGTGCATGAATATGATGATTGTAGTAAAACAGACTCAAATAAATCTGGGGAGAAATTTGAGCAAACGCATGAACTGGCAGAAGAAACTAAGATCGATGGTAGTGTAGATACTGACACCAGCAGGTCATCTTTTGAAATGAGACAAGGGGATTCATACATTGAGGAGGTTGGCGTTGAGCAAGATCTCAGTGATCAATACCCTGAAAAAGCCAGTGCTGTCAGCAGCACAGAAGAACACGTTGAAGACATAGATTCTGATTCAATACGAAGTGGTTGGAGTGTTGTAGAGGATGATGACAGATCAATGCAGGATGGAGTAGTAAGTCAGGCAGAAAGTAAGCCTGCCGAAATGGaggaaaccaaagaagaaaatgatgacaTGAAAACAAGTTTTGGTCTAGAGAATGATGAAGATAAGACTGAACAAGAGCACCGGTTTGAGTATCAAGAGAATGAAATTGATAGAAGCAATGTGGAGGCAGCTGAGTCTTCCTGTTGTTTGCCCAACGGAGACAAAAATACTTTCACATCAACAGATAgaaacatgaaagaaaatgagGGAGAGGAAAGTTGTCGACCATCTATGGAAAAAGGGGTAGATGCTGTTTCTGATGCTTCACAGAACGAAGCAGAGCTGGTTGAGGAAcatctgaagaagaaagatgaaacaagagagaaagagaaggaaagagagaaggaaagagaaagagagaaagagagagttatgGTAGAAAGAGCTATTCGTGAAGCCCGCGAAAGGGCGTTTGCTGATGCTAAGGAAAGAGCAGGAAAAGCTGCAATAGAGAAAGCAAAGGCAGGAGCCCACCGTAGAGGGACTTCTGAGGTTCCAAGGAGATCAGAGAAGGCTTCTGTTGAGGCAAATGATAAGTTATCATCAGCTGAGAAGGCTTCAATGCAAGCTAAACTCAGATCTGAACGTGCTGCTGTAGAAAGAGCACTCTCTGAGGCCAGAGAACGTGCACTGGAAAAAGCATTGTCTGGAAAGGCTGCTTCTTCTCAAACAAAATGTTATGGCGGCAGCAAGTCATTAGGCTCTTCTGGTGAAAGACGAGGCTCCTCATCTTCT CAGGGTACAGAGAACAAAAGTTCAGGTCCTTCCAATTCTTCAAACCAGACTG ACAAAGGTGAGCCAATCCAGAGAAGTAAAGCTAGATCTGAGAGACACCAGAGAACATCTGATCGCGCG GCAGAGGCTCTTGCAGAGAAGAAACTTCGTGATCTTAAAGTTCAGAAAGAGCAGGCAGAGAGAAAT AATCTTGCGGAAGCTCTTGATGCTGATGTCAAACGGTGGTCGAATGGAAAGGAAAACAACTTGCGAGCGTTGCTCTCAACACTACaatat ATACTCGGAGCAGAGAGTGGATGGAAACCGATTCCTCTCACTGATCTTGTTTTAAGTGCTTCTGTGAGAAAAGCTTACCGAAAGGCAACTCTTTACGTTCATCCTGACAAGCTTCAACAACGTGGCGCATCTACACAGCAGATGTACATTTGCGAGAAAGTTTTTGACCTTCTcaag GAAGCATGGAACAAATTTGGTGCAGACGAGCGATAA
- the LOC104702272 gene encoding ornithine carbamoyltransferase, chloroplastic, with amino-acid sequence MAAMASHVSTARSPALSFSSSSSSFAPGTALRRFSAVSFASPTLPRLRVSCQASSVTSPSSTSDVKGKSDLKDFLAIDDFDTATIKLILDKASEVKALLKSGERNYLPFKGKSMSMIFAKPSMRTRVSFETGFFLLGGHAVYLGPNDIQMGKREETRDVARVLSRYNDIIMARVFAHQDILDLANYSSVPVVNGLTDHNHPCQIMADALTMIEHIGQVEGTKVVYVGDGNNMVHSWLELASVIPFHFVCACPKGFEPDKERVLKAQQAGLSKIEITNDPKEAVIGADVVYSDVWASMGQKDEAESRRKAFQGFQVDEALMKLAGPKAYFMHCLPAERGVEVTNGVVEAPYSIVFPQAENRMHAQNAIMLHLLGY; translated from the exons GCCGTTTCATTCGCTTCTCCGACTCTCCCTCGCCTTCGTGTTTCCTGTCAAGCCTCCTCCGTCACTTCGCCTTCTTCTACTTCCGATGTcaaag GAAAATCTGACCTGAAAGACTTTTTGGCCATTGATGATTTTGACACAGCGACCATTAAATTGATTTTAGACAAGGCTTCAGAGGTGAAGGCCCTTTTGAAATCAGGGGAGAGAAATTATCTACCTTTTAAAGGGAAGTCTATGTCTATGATCTTTGCAAAACCATCCATGAGGACTAGGGTTTCCTTCGAGACGGGTTTTTTCTTGCTTGGTGGCCATGCGGTTTATCTAGGACCCAATGACATTCAGATGGGTAAGCGGGAGGAAACTCGTGATGTTGCTCGTGTTCTCTCACGCTATAATGACATCATTATGGCTCGTGTGTTTGCTCATCAG GACATTCTTGATTTGGCTAACTACTCGAGTGTACCAGTTGTCAATGGTCTGACAGATCATAACCATCCTTGTCAAATCATGGCAGATGCCCTCACAATGATTGAGCACATTGGTCAAGTCGAAGGAACAAAG GTTGTGTATGTTGGAGATGGGAACAATATGGTACACTCATGGTTGGAATTGGCATCCGTTATTCCTTTTCATTTTGTCTGTGCTTGTCCAAAAGGGTTTGAACCAGACAAAGAAAGGGTTTTGAAGGCACAACAAGCTGGATTAAGTAAGATAGAGATCACCAATGATCCTAAAGAAGCTGTCATAGGAGCTGATGTTGTGTACTCAGACGTATGGGCCAGTATGGGGCAAAAGGATGAAGCCGAATCTCGCCGTAAAGCATTCCAAGGATTCCAG GTGGATGAAGCTCTTATGAAGTTAGCTGGACCAAAAGCCTATTTCATGCATTGTTTACCTGCAGAAAGAGGAGTTGAGGTGACCAATGGAGTCGTGGAGGCTCCTTATTCCATTGTCTTTCCACAGGCAGAGAATCGCATGCATGCCCAAAATGCTATAATGCTTCATTTGCTCGGCTATTAA
- the LOC104702271 gene encoding auxilin-like protein 1 isoform X2: protein MEYEKSPATTFSRKISNRSHSFSANAAYDGVFASPSNLKSPLVDYGEIFRASGPSPSSIPFLDVPELNLGKVKVDVRSSKLDYSSVFGGGGGVGFGGCDFALTPKEVIINSDNKTAVTDIKRRNRRKSGNSCDVVVPVCNEGKNSPEMVRMKHSDIPNHQAVSRNEDRTTTNVIQEAQVLTKLQVESMSPLQKIESRPPIINPLVETKKPCNEGCEEVKVSSRKRGSKTEVDFENIFARNGCSTRDNFTCKTGSNAEHPDVKPVSGLQHTLNGSSERFLGSYSGVSERLQTEDDDPPSSPPYFDAETDANSPAAESSAALKKAIEEAQVRMNIAKQMMGRKKSGFRSVAKPKSCDDPKIEIKGDKEVEEITEESRDNNSQTLGETGNSSEQSFSNEGDQHAKRARKLWEVPEGLLKSTSDHKLEELEEHDVVKLEEEQARRGRKHWVSPGEIFKSVMNSKQQEPENLAPAKPETDTKQEVQPLTDNPFYTFGQLGSKIKCVVEAFTFTGSKVSQKDEKQVTEEDSSILTQMVQGEEGGSQEMLVGVPVMETYAREVEETPQRPESKTETNIEEKSESTICAFSEGTSQNMEIEIGWQVKSASESEGGSKWGVEDLQENPDPTCNVLDQEGEKERIFEPLEIFVGTDDTKTYVKEVEEIPTPDHIFSKTQSDDSVGTMVSFNREHISEPGNTDEVQETMHKVPRRRGVWKTSEDVYNMIKAPKENNRPLWLGGLENETTEISFREEGVWIHDASEETESTSGQANDSGLQENWTVLKQMFRQMFQPADIKGEDETYCLVESEKDHLDIHHKAGDENGNETAETSYCQMTGTDRYEQDEVETVRKDYEAYAHTRENEESAQETYGKVEVQGKTSLVRELIGEELEANRMASDQEGEDAHELSEEAGWAQRLAELNEIKEHAGSRAEVHEYDDCSKTDSNKSGEKFEQTHELAEETKIDGSVDTDTSRSSFEMRQGDSYIEEVGVEQDLSDQYPEKASAVSSTEEHVEDIDSDSIRSGWSVVEDDDRSMQDGVVSQAESKPAEMEETKEENDDMKTSFGLENDEDKTEQEHRFEYQENEIDRSNVEAAESSCCLPNGDKNTFTSTDRNMKENEGEESCRPSMEKGVDAVSDASQNEAELVEEHLKKKDETREKEKEREKEREREKERVMVERAIREARERAFADAKERAGKAAIEKAKAGAHRRGTSEVPRRSEKASVEANDKLSSAEKASMQAKLRSERAAVERALSEARERALEKALSGKAASSQTKCYGGSKSLGSSGERRGSSSSGTENKSSGPSNSSNQTDKGEPIQRSKARSERHQRTSDRAAEALAEKKLRDLKVQKEQAERNNLAEALDADVKRWSNGKENNLRALLSTLQYILGAESGWKPIPLTDLVLSASVRKAYRKATLYVHPDKLQQRGASTQQMYICEKVFDLLKEAWNKFGADER from the exons atggagtatGAGAAATCGCCTGCTACTACTTTCTCTAGGAAGATTAGTAATCGTAGCCATAGCTTTAGTGCAAATGCTGCGTACGACGGCGTTTTCGCTTCTCCGTCTAATTTGAAATCTCCTCTTGTTGATTACGGCGAGATTTTCAGAGCTTCGGGTCCTTCTCCCTCTTCGATTCCGTTTTTGGATGTACCGGAGCTCAACCTTGGTAAAGTTAAGGTCGATGTTCGCAGTTCTAAGCTCGATTACTCTTCCgtctttggtggtggtggtggtgttggcTTTGGTGGTTGCGATTTCGCTCTTACTCCCAAGGAAGTGATCATCAACTCCGATAACAAAACCGCCGTTACTGACATTAAGAGAAG GAATCGTAGGAAAAGTGGAAACTCTTGTGATGTTGTTGTTCCTGTTTGCAACGAAGGGAAAAATTCACCTGAAATGGTTAGGATGAAGCACTCTGATATACCAAATCACCAGGCCGTCTCACGCAATGAGGATAGGACTACTACTAATGTTATTCAGGAGGCTCAGGTACTTACTAAACTGCAGGTTGAGAGTATGAGTCCGTTGCAAAAGATTGAAAGTAGACCACCTATTATTAATCCACTAGTTGAGACGAAGAAGCCATGTAATGAAGGTTGTGAGGAAGTCAAGGTTTCTTCTAGAAAGCGGGGTTCTAAAACTGAGGTTGATTTCGAGAACATCTTTGCTCGGAATGGATGTAGTACGCGTGATAACTTCACGTGCAAGACCGGTTCTAATGCTGAACATCCGGATGTGAAACCAGTTTCAGGCTTGCAGCATACATTGAATGGATCTTCTGAAAGATTTTTGGGTTCTTACTCTGGGGTTTCGGAAAGGTTACAAACTGAAGATGATGATCCTCCAAGTTCACCTCCATACTTCGATGCTGAAACAGATGCAAATTCGCCTGCCGCTGAGTCTTCTGCAGCATTGAAGAAGGCTATAGAAGAGGCACAAGTAAGAATGAATATTGCAAAACAAATGATGGGAAGGAAAAAGTCAGGCTTTCGCAGTGTTGCAAAACCGAAATCTTGTGATGACCCCAAAATCGAAATTAAAGGGgacaaagaagttgaagaaattACAGAAGAAAGCAGAGACAACAATTCTCAGACTCTCGGTGAGACGGGGAACTCATCCGAACAATCATTTTCGAATGAGGGGGATCAGCATGCAAAAAGAGCACGGAAGCTGTGGGAAGTTCCGGAAGGACTTTTAAAATCAACTTCAGACCATAAGCTGGAAGAGTTAGAAGAACACGATGTGGTTAAGCTAGAAGAGGAACAAGCAAGAAGAGGTCGCAAACACTGGGTATCACCTGGAGAGATATTCAAATCAGTTATGAACAGTAAGCAGCAGGAGCCAGAAAACCTTGCACCAGCCAAACCTGAAACTGATACGAAACAAGAGGTGCAACCATTAACTGATAATCCCTTCTATACATTTGGACAGCTTGGCAGTAAAATAAAGTGTGTTGTAGAGGCCTTCACCTTCACGGGGAGCAAGGTTTCACAAAAGGATGAGAAACAGGTTACTGAGGAGGATAGTTCTATCCTCACTCAAATGGTTCAAGGTGAGGAAGGTGGCTCACAAGAGATGCTAGTTGGTGTTCCAGTCATGGAAACATATGCAAGGGAAGTGGAAGAGACCCCGCAACGACCTGAGAGTAAGACCGAAACTAATATTGAAGAGAAGTCTGAATCTACAATCTGTGCTTTTTCAGAAGGGACTTCCCAGAATATGGAGATAGAAATTGGATGGCAAGTTAAAAGTGCTAGTGAGTCTGAAGGTGGATCTAAGTGGGGCGTAGAAGATTTGCAAGAAAATCCTGACCCAACTTGCAATGTTCTAGATCAGGAAGGTGAGAAGGAGAGAATCTTTGAGCCACTTGAGATTTTTGTTGGTACTGATGATACCAAAACATATGTGAAGGAAGTGGAAGAGATCCCAACACCTGATCATATTTTCAGTAAAACGCAGTCCGATGATAGTGTTGGAACTATGGTGTCTTTTAACAGAGAACATATTTCTGAGCCAGGAAACACAGATGAGGTGCAAGAGACAATGCACAAGGTTCCCAGGCGAAGAGGAGTTTGGAAGACCTCTGAAGACGTCTATAATATGATCAAGGCCCCGAAGGAAAACAACAGGCCCTTGTGGCTAGGAGGTCTGGAGAATGAAACCACAGAAATATCCTTCCGTGAGGAGGGTGTATGGATTCATGATGCTAGCGAGGAAACAGAAAGTACATCTGGACAAGCTAATGATTCAGGATTACAAGAAAATTGGACCGTTCTTAAACAAATGTTTAGGCAGATGTTTCAGCCAGCAGATATTAAGGGAGAAGATGAAACTTACTGCTTAGTGGAATCAGAAAAGGACCATCTTGATATCCATCACAAAGCTGGAGATGAGAACGGAAACGAAACTGCAGAGACTTCTTACTGCCAGATGACTGGCACAGATAGATATGAACAGGATGAGGTGGAGACAGTGAGAAAGGATTATGAAGCCTATGCACATACCAGAGAAAATGAAGAGTCGGCACAAGAAACATATGGTAAGGTAGAAGTGCAAGGTAAAACGTCTTTGGTCCGTGAACTGATAGGAGAAGAGCTAGAGGCCAATAGAATGGCTAGCGACCAAGAAGGGGAAGATGCACACGAATTATCTGAAGAAGCTGGCTGGGCTCAACGACTTGCTGAACTTAATGAGATAAAGGAGCATGCAGGTTCTCGTGCTGAAGTGCATGAATATGATGATTGTAGTAAAACAGACTCAAATAAATCTGGGGAGAAATTTGAGCAAACGCATGAACTGGCAGAAGAAACTAAGATCGATGGTAGTGTAGATACTGACACCAGCAGGTCATCTTTTGAAATGAGACAAGGGGATTCATACATTGAGGAGGTTGGCGTTGAGCAAGATCTCAGTGATCAATACCCTGAAAAAGCCAGTGCTGTCAGCAGCACAGAAGAACACGTTGAAGACATAGATTCTGATTCAATACGAAGTGGTTGGAGTGTTGTAGAGGATGATGACAGATCAATGCAGGATGGAGTAGTAAGTCAGGCAGAAAGTAAGCCTGCCGAAATGGaggaaaccaaagaagaaaatgatgacaTGAAAACAAGTTTTGGTCTAGAGAATGATGAAGATAAGACTGAACAAGAGCACCGGTTTGAGTATCAAGAGAATGAAATTGATAGAAGCAATGTGGAGGCAGCTGAGTCTTCCTGTTGTTTGCCCAACGGAGACAAAAATACTTTCACATCAACAGATAgaaacatgaaagaaaatgagGGAGAGGAAAGTTGTCGACCATCTATGGAAAAAGGGGTAGATGCTGTTTCTGATGCTTCACAGAACGAAGCAGAGCTGGTTGAGGAAcatctgaagaagaaagatgaaacaagagagaaagagaaggaaagagagaaggaaagagaaagagagaaagagagagttatgGTAGAAAGAGCTATTCGTGAAGCCCGCGAAAGGGCGTTTGCTGATGCTAAGGAAAGAGCAGGAAAAGCTGCAATAGAGAAAGCAAAGGCAGGAGCCCACCGTAGAGGGACTTCTGAGGTTCCAAGGAGATCAGAGAAGGCTTCTGTTGAGGCAAATGATAAGTTATCATCAGCTGAGAAGGCTTCAATGCAAGCTAAACTCAGATCTGAACGTGCTGCTGTAGAAAGAGCACTCTCTGAGGCCAGAGAACGTGCACTGGAAAAAGCATTGTCTGGAAAGGCTGCTTCTTCTCAAACAAAATGTTATGGCGGCAGCAAGTCATTAGGCTCTTCTGGTGAAAGACGAGGCTCCTCATCTTCT GGTACAGAGAACAAAAGTTCAGGTCCTTCCAATTCTTCAAACCAGACTG ACAAAGGTGAGCCAATCCAGAGAAGTAAAGCTAGATCTGAGAGACACCAGAGAACATCTGATCGCGCG GCAGAGGCTCTTGCAGAGAAGAAACTTCGTGATCTTAAAGTTCAGAAAGAGCAGGCAGAGAGAAAT AATCTTGCGGAAGCTCTTGATGCTGATGTCAAACGGTGGTCGAATGGAAAGGAAAACAACTTGCGAGCGTTGCTCTCAACACTACaatat ATACTCGGAGCAGAGAGTGGATGGAAACCGATTCCTCTCACTGATCTTGTTTTAAGTGCTTCTGTGAGAAAAGCTTACCGAAAGGCAACTCTTTACGTTCATCCTGACAAGCTTCAACAACGTGGCGCATCTACACAGCAGATGTACATTTGCGAGAAAGTTTTTGACCTTCTcaag GAAGCATGGAACAAATTTGGTGCAGACGAGCGATAA